In Torulaspora globosa chromosome 1, complete sequence, a genomic segment contains:
- the ELP6 gene encoding Elongator subunit ELP6 (ancestral locus Anc_5.3), producing the protein MGSVQTQELVIFSDNSVLSKELCSGGSHNLITITSSPSNSPFWLINALVESKITGSPHSLSGASQPAPHGTSSDLPVTIGSFIHNGRQFTDVLKKLKIDANSYRVVDLLTDFVAKNIGKPRAKVLSELLDAFTEAPSSMIVLEQPEILLTLLDGLTSDELHRKFILPLMTKCGILLISTNICYSLDGDNRDSVQFARFASGCLYKSIAVLSLRPLETGRATDVTGSLRITRGGTSSTQISCHVVENEYLYLNQRDSTKLFYR; encoded by the coding sequence ATGGGTAGCGTCCAGACTCAGGAGCTTGTCATTTTTAGCGACAATTCGGTTCTTTCGAAGGAATTATGCTCAGGAGGAAGCCACAACCTTATCACGATAACTTCGAGTCCCTCTAATTCGCCGTTCTGGCTGATAAACGCGCTGGTAGAATCGAAAATAACAGGGTCTCCACACTCTTTGAGTGGTGCTTCTCAGCCTGCTCCCCATGGAACATCGTCAGATCTGCCTGTTACGATCGGATCCTTCATACATAATGGAAGGCAGTTCACTGATGTActgaaaaagctgaagatTGACGCAAACTCATACCGTGTAGTCGATCTGCTTACGGACTTCGTAGCCAAAAACATTGGTAAGCCAAGGGCGAAAGTGCTGTCGGAACTTTTGGATGCCTTCACAGAAGCACCTTCGTCAATGATAGTCCTGGAGCAGCCGGAGATACTTTTGACGCTGCTAGACGGCCTGACAAGCGATGAATTGCACCGAAAGTTCATTTTGCCTCTCATGACGAAATGTGGGATACTGTTGATATCAACAAACATATGTTACAGTCTCGATGGAGATAATAGAGATTCAGTACAGTTCGCCAGATTTGCGTCGGGTTGCCTTTACAAGTCAATAGCAGTTCTTTCGTTGAGACCACTAGAAACTGGCCGGGCTACGGATGTGACTGGTTCACTACGAATAACCAGAGGAGGCACTTCTTCGACTCAGATCTCTTGCCATGTTGTTGAGAACGAATACCTGTATCTAAACCAACGAGACAGTACGAAATTGTTCTATAGATGA
- a CDS encoding uncharacterized protein (Ty like retrotransposon), with amino-acid sequence MKVDSKGKILLHFLNSRPCTVNALSSPDAELNDLSIDELAQKGYFPNFRKQYIENKNGTPVARILKKGPYYWLSSKYLALPSPERNHGNMNINTMRYSLDYIHRLFGM; translated from the coding sequence ATGAAAGTAGATTCTAAAGGGAAGATTTTACTACACTTCCTCAACAGCCGACCTTGTACTGTGAACGCCCTATCGTCGCCAGATGCGGAATTGAATGATCTCAGCATTGATGAGTTAGCTCAAAAGGGATACTTTCCCAACTTTCGTAAGCAATACATTGAGAATAAGAACGGAACACCGGTTGCTAGAATACTAAAGAAAGGACCATACTACTGGTTATCATCAAAGTACCTAGCACTACCGTCGCCAGAAAGGAACCACGGAAATATGAATATCAACACGATGAGATACTCCCTGGATTACATTCATCGATTATTCGGCATGTGA
- the YCT1 gene encoding Yct1p: MASTSPSSSEVDVIPITAKEKNSVSTSRIKDEYKVVNSRDADVTLEFLEEHDSQVAPITEEQERRLRRKVAFIVVGLTFLVNITMYSDKATLSYASIFGLWEDTGLTQSSYSNANTLFYVGYIIGQANLIFVQKFPIGRVVLAMCAIWTIIIFLHCVAYNEQGVIALRFFLGFVESVALPSLNMTMNQFLTPDEKNSYGPIWYISSIGVTIPVGFIAYGILHAKSSVPIWKLFFIIIGGCTFLLTILVALIYPNNPTDAKFLTTEEKVWVIRRVQQSSKSSIEQKVIKKYQVIEAFRDPITWLFGLFFLFQQLANNLAYQQNLLFEGIGNISNLSSTLVSVAAGGFASVCAVIATVFLLYKRNYTAFSVVFWSVPSFAASIALVTIDWDKKIALLAMLCLACPLFGIPWILMFSWNTTSCGGYTKRLTRNAVVMFWYSVANIISPQIWRSKDAPRYVPAWIVQIVLSFFLAPLIALVIWYLLRRRNDERLAHASEAQGMVEIDGQAIETNIAMLDLTDLENKAFIYPL; encoded by the coding sequence ATGGCTTCAACAAGTCCGTCCTCTTCGGAGGTTGATGTAATTCCCATTACTGCGAAGGAGAAAAACTCAGTTAGCACAAGTCGTATCAAAGATGAATACAAGGTTGTTAATTCTAGAGATGCAGACGTTACATTGGAATTTTTGGAAGAGCACGATTCCCAGGTTGCCCCGATCACTGAGGAGCAGGAACGTAGGTTGAGACGGAAAGTGGCATTTATCGTCGTGGGGCTAACTTTTCTAGTTAACATTACCATGTATTCTGATAAGGCAACGTTATCCTATGCCTCTATATTTGGTCTATGGGAAGACACTGGTCTTACACAGAGCAGCTACAGCAACGCTAACACACTCTTCTATGTCGGTTATATCATTGGACAGGCAAACCTGATTTTTGTGCAAAAGTTCCCGATAGGAAGAGTTGTTCTGGCTATGTGTGCAATCTGGACAATCATCATTTTTCTGCACTGTGTTGCATATAATGAACAGGGCGTAATTGCGCTAAGATTTTTCCTAGGTTTCGTAGAATCTGTTGCtttgccatctttgaataTGACGATGAACCAGTTCTTAACTCCAGATGAGAAAAACTCGTACGGCCCCATCTGGTATATCTCGTCTATTGGCGTTACCATTCCTGTAGGTTTCATCGCCTACGGGATTTTGCACGCCAAGTCCAGCGTGCCCATTTGGAAacttttcttcatcatcatagGTGGTTGCACGTTCCTGCTAACAATATTGGTGGCACTCATTTATCCGAACAATCCAACGGAtgccaagttcttgaccacGGAAGAGAAAGTTTGGGTCATCAGAAGGGTACAGCAAAGCAGCAAATCTTCGATTGAGCAGAAGGTGATcaaaaaatatcaagtCATCGAAGCTTTCAGAGATCCTATAACATGGCTTTTCggccttttcttccttttccaACAATTGGCAAATAATCTGGCTTATCAGCAGAACTTGCTATTCGAGGGTATTGGCAACATTTCTAATCTGTCCTCGACTTTAGTCTCAGTTGCAGCAGGCGGATTTGCATCTGTTTGTGCGGTTATTGCGACGGTTTTCCTGCTATACAAAAGAAACTACACAGCATTTTCGGTAGTCTTTTGGAGTGTTCCATCATTCGCCGCTTCGATTGCGCTGGTGACCATAGATTGGGATAAGAAAATCGCACTGCTAGCAATGCTATGTCTAGCTTGTCCACTCTTTGGCATCCCCTGGATTCTGATGTTTAGCTGGAACACAACAAGCTGTGGTGGTTATACGAAGAGATTGACCAGAAACGCCGTCGTTATGTTCTGGTACAGTGTGGCTAATATTATTTCGCCTCAAATCTGGAGAAGTAAGGACGCCCCTCGTTATGTTCCTGCCTGGATTGTGCAAATTGTATTATCATTTTTCCTTGCTCCGTTGATTGCCCTAGTAATCTGGTATTTACTTCGCAGAAGAAATGACGAAAGGCTGGCGCACGCTAGCGAAGCACAGGGAATGGTGGAAATAGATGGCCAAGCCATAGAGACCAACATTGCTATGTTGGACCTCACTGACCTGGAAAACAAGGCGTTTATCTATCCGCTATAA
- the ZUO1 gene encoding zuotin (ancestral locus Anc_5.4), which produces MLTLPELKSDITVNVIADAKKSEAIRRPVEPVGKHFLHHAQRTLRNHTWSEFEKIQAEQNVKRVDESNNDPDELLFDDELTDESLLEHDPRDWKTADLYAAMGLSKLRYRATNTQIIKAHRKQVLKHHPDKKSASGAGLEQDGFFKIIQKAYETLTDPTKRAQYDSCDFNADVEPPKKGTEYDFFEAWGPVFAAEARFSKKTPVPPLGDMDTPKKEVEQFYSFWHRFDSWRTFEFLDEDVPDDSSNRDQKRYTERKNKAARDKKKTADNARLVKLVERAANEDPRIKKFKEEEKKEKERRKWEREAGARAEAEAAAKAAAEAKLKAEAEAAASAAAKVDKKKAKEAAKAAKKKNKRTIRGAPKDADYFGDAANAATIDEQTGFIVDSLDDEQLVSVAEKIKSDPASTRQILQEISKSLSDAGKLPASVLSYYL; this is translated from the coding sequence ATGCTCACTCTTCCTGAACTAAAGTCTGACATTACTGTCAATGTTATTGCCGATGCAAAGAAGTCCGAAGCTATTCGTCGCCCAGTTGAACCTGTTGGGAAACACTTCTTGCACCATGCTCAGAGAACCTTGAGAAACCACACCTGGTCGGAGTTTGAGAAAATCCAAGCTGAACAAAATGTCAAGAGGGTCGATGAGTCCAACAATGACCCTGACGAGTTGcttttcgatgacgaattgACCGACGAGTCCCTATTGGAGCATGATCCAAGAGACTGGAAGACTGCCGACTTGTATGCTGCTATGGGGTTGTCGAAGTTGCGTTACAGAGCCACCAACACACAGATCATCAAGGCCCACAGAAAGCAGGTGTTGAAGCACCATCCCGACAAGAAGTCAGCCTCTGGTGCCGGCTTGGAGCAAGACGGATTCTTCAAGATTATTCAAAAGGCGTATGAAACGTTGACTGACCCCACTAAGAGAGCTCAGTATGACTCCTGTGACTTCAACGCAGACGTCGAGCCGCCAAAGAAGGGTACCGAATACGATTTTTTCGAGGCCTGGGGTCCCGTCTTTGCCGCAGAGGCTCGTTTCTCTAAGAAGACCCCCGTCCCACCGCTAGGTGACATGGACACTCCAAAGAAAGAGGTTGAGCAATTCTACTCCTTCTGGCACAGATTCGACTCATGGAGGACCTTTGAGTTCTTGGACGAAGATGTCCCAGACGACTCCTCCAACAGAGACCAGAAGCGTTACACCGAGAGAAAGAACAAGGCTGCcagagacaagaagaagactGCGGACAACGCAAGATTAGTCAAGCTGGTTGAGAGAGCCGCAAACGAGGACCCACGtatcaagaaattcaaggaggaggagaagaaggagaaggagagaagaaagtggGAACGTGAGGCCGGAGCCAGAGCTGAGGCTGAAGCTGCAGCCaaggctgctgctgaggCCAAACTCAAGGCCGAAGCCGAGGCCGCCGCCTCCGCTGCTGCCAAGGtcgacaagaagaaggctaaGGAAGCAGCTAAGGCCGCtaaaaagaagaacaagagaaCCATTCGTGGGGCACCAAAGGACGCAGACTACTTTGGTGATGCGGCAAATGCTGCCACCATTGATGAACAGACCGGCTTCATCGTCGACTCTTTGGACGACGAGCAACTGGTCTCCGTCGcggaaaagatcaaaagCGACCCAGCCTCCACAAGGCAGATCTTGCAAGAGATTTCCAAGTCTCTCAGCGACGCTGGCAAGCTGCCTGCTAGCGTTCTATCTTACTACTTGTAG
- the PRE5 gene encoding proteasome core particle subunit alpha 6 (ancestral locus Anc_5.1), translating to MFRNNYDGDTVTFSPTGRLFQVEYALEAIKQGSVTVGLRSKRHAVLVALKRNADELSSYQKKIIKCDEHMGLSLAGLAPDARVLSNYLRQQCNYSSLVFNRKLSVERAGHLLCDKAQKNTQSYGGRPYGVGLLIIGYDRSGAHLLEFQPSGNTLELYGSAIGARSQGAKTYLERTLDEFLEIEDPQELIKQGVEALRQSLKDETLTINNLSIAIVGENMPFTQYDGDAVSPYL from the coding sequence ATGTTCAGAAACAATTACGATGGTGATACGGTCACCTTTTCCCCCACAGGCAGGCTGTTCCAGGTAGAATACGCTTTGGAGGCGATCAAACAGGGGAGCGTCACGGTGGGTCTGAGATCCAAGAGACACGCAGTGCTGGTCGCGCTCAAGCGGAACGCAGACGAGCTTTCGTCGtatcagaagaagatcatcaagTGCGATGAACATATGGGGTTGTCGCTGGCGGGTTTGGCACCCGATGCGCGTGTACTGAGCAACTATCTGAGACAGCAGTGCAATTATTCTAGCCTGGTGTTCAACAGAAAGCTTTCCGTCGAGAGAGCAGGACATCTTCTCTGTGACAAGGCGCAGAAAAACACGCAATCTTACGGGGGCAGGCCTTACGGGGTGGGCCTGTTGATCATAGGGTATGACAGGAGTGGCGCCCATCTTTTGGAGTTCCAGCCTTCAGGTAATACGTTGGAACTGTATGGTTCTGCGATTGGAGCCCGTTCTCAAGGCGCTAAGACGTATTTGGAGAGAACACTAGACGAGTTTTTGGAGATAGAAGATCCACAGgagctgatcaagcagGGCGTCGAAGCTTTGAGACAGTCCTTGAAGGACGAGACTCTAACCATCAATAACCTGTCTATCGCCATTGTGGGGGAGAACATGCCTTTCACGCAGTACGATGGTGATGCTGTGTCACCTTACCTATAG
- the GLC8 gene encoding PP1-complex regulatory subunit GLC8 (ancestral locus Anc_5.6) encodes MGGILKNPLPANQAVSDNEESISEFRKQVLMNTQLNAKLTSKKREGLARAGGSHVLPKDTLSLKHQQDAEERLQWNQKNLAANELTKQQYQDIHIDEPKTPYQGAIDPNGEYYKDDDEDEAELQNFSLDPSSGPVLETKTEAASSESVTDPQPDRDEHARRFEEMRKKHYNLKEALQSRRLRDDDDDEDDEDEDDEDDEDDEDDEEDDKREKPLNSDGP; translated from the coding sequence ATGGGAGGGATACTGAAAAACCCACTTCCTGCGAACCAAGCAGTTTCCGATAACGAGGAATCTATTTCGGAGTTCAGAAAACAGGTTTTGATGAATACCCAGCTGAATGCCAAGCTAACATCAAAGAAACGCGAAGGGCTAGCAAGAGCCGGGGGCTCCCACGTTCTTCCCAAGGATACGCTGTCGCTGAAGCACCAGCAGGATGCTGAAGAGCGTTTGCAGTGGAACCAAAAGAACCTGGCTGCAAATGAACTCACTAAGCAGCAGTACCAAGATATCCATATTGATGAACCAAAGACACCATATCAGGGAGCGATTGACCCGAACGGTGAGTATTAcaaggatgacgatgaagacgaggCAGAGTTGCAAAACTTCTCTTTGGATCCAAGTTCGGGACCTGTGCTCGAGACTAAAACCGAGGCTGCGAGTAGCGAGTCGGTAACCGATCCTCAACCAGATAGAGATGAGCACGCAAGacgttttgaagaaatgaGGAAAAAGCACTATAACCTGAAGGAGGCTCTTCAGAGCAGGCGATTGCGggacgacgacgatgatgaagacgatgaagatgaagacgacgaagacgatgaagacgatgaagacgatgaagaagacgacaAGCGGGAGAAACCACTCAACTCGGATGGCCCATAA
- a CDS encoding uncharacterized protein (HMRa2), which produces MVSAVECTLPKTSDVDNGSKDFLFLRTEDKKQANSIKYKFVGQRVCETSKLAEFSLSDEASTKAGSSTHAIGRPRNCFIIMRTLVHSVVLRCLKRCDISSLTHVSAITSQLWGKNDGIFQLYFELLSQLEEHWHLNIYPEYRYHKVNKISRQLENKLVYQNMLNRMRFFTASSLSSKLEGILSSARASAADTAADAPAAPGVPLAADPVGSTYAYSSLSSYQDGVNHQLPSRQQNRPVTSSVEPATNRQLGQQQDPANVPDRNPFKTHHDRCFRPKSMKSDTKRVRKQRCTVKMQGNMCDRIKLGSEKKERRATAHPSKRLKVSGVTRTGGCRSPKRDTKSLCPITIGQKEDPCEMALDPSLSVEKYGSFISQHNQATGSPLRGDPSRCDVSSTALASVHASAKNMSSLGFDSSSLHSKLRCMVGTKQHLEVQDLYV; this is translated from the coding sequence ATGGTTTCGGCAGTTGAATGCACATTGCCAAAGACCAGCGACGTCGATAACGGTTCGAAGGACTTTTTATTTCTCAGGACGGAAGATAAGAAACAAGCGAACTCGATTAAATATAAGTTTGTGGGCCAAAGAGTATGCGAAACCAGCAAACTGGCTGAGTTTAGCCTCTCAGATGAAGCAAGCACCAAGGCGGGTTCTTCGACACACGCTATAGGAAGGCCACGCAACtgtttcatcatcatgCGTACACTAGTCCATAGTGTAGTGCTGAGGTGTCTCAAGAGATGCgatatttcttcactgACTCACGTATCTGCAATCACTTCACAACTATGGGGGAAGAATGATGGAATATTTCAGCTATactttgagcttctttcacaatTAGAAGAGCACTGGCATCTAAACATTTATCCTGAGTATCGTTACCATAAAGTCAATAAAATAAGTCGGCAACTGGAGAATAAGCTCGTGTATCAGAATATGTTAAATCGGATGCGCTTTTTTACAGCATCTTCGCTGTCATCGAAATTGGAAGGTATTCTAAGCTCCGCACgtgcttctgctgcggaTACTGCCGCTGATGCCCCTGCTGCTCCAGGTGTTCCCCTTGCCGCCGATCCGGTCGGTTCCACCTATGCCTACTCTTCGTTGTCCTCTTATCAAGATGGCGTAAACCATCAACTTCCTTCTCGCCAACAAAACCGCCCGGTGACAAGTAGTGTCGAGCCAGCTACAAATCGACAGCTCGGGCAACAACAAGATCCAGCAAACGTCCCAGACCGCAATCCCTTCAAGACACATCACGACAGATGCTTCAGGCCCAAGAGCATGAAGAGTGATACTAAGAGAGTCCGCAAGCAGAGGTGTACGGTAAAGATGCAGGGTAACATGTGTGATCGGATCAAGCTTGGCtcggaaaagaaggaacgCCGTGCTACCGCGCACCCTTCGAAGAGACTGAAAGTATCCGGAGTTACCAGAACCGGTGGTTGCAGATCACCGAAGAGGGATACAAAATCTCTATGTCCTATAACCATTggacagaaagaagatccttGTGAGATGGCATTGGATCCTTCTTTATCGGTTGAGAAGTACGGCTCATTCATTTCCCAGCATAACCAAGCAACCGGTTCGCCTCTTCGAGGCGACCCGAGTCGTTGCGACGTCTCATCCACCGCTTTGGCGTCTGTGCATGCCAGCGCCAAGAACATGAGTTCCCTCGGCTTCGATTCCAGCTCATTGCACTCGAAGCTGCGGTGTATGGTTGGCACCAAGCAGCATCTGGAAGTACAAGATCTTTATGTTTAA
- the ERV29 gene encoding protein ERV29 (ancestral locus Anc_5.5) → MSYRGSLSNLNGAAAPSRQGNGYGAFAVRRDGSSGGFSLQNVMKSVEAYSKQIENLTDHALAQKLRPYIPGIARFFITATFYEDSFRIVSQWSDQIFYLHKWKHYPYFFVVLFLILVTVSMLIGATLLVLRKQTVYATGILCGCIILQALIYGLFTGSSFVLRNISVIGGLLIAFSDSIVQNKTTFGMLPELNPKDGRTKGYLLFAGRLLIVLMFIAFTFSKSWLTVFLTIVFTICFAIGYKTKLASIMLGLILTFYNVTLNNYWFYDQTKRDFLKYEFYQNLSIIGGLLLVTNTGAGELSVDEKKKIY, encoded by the coding sequence ATGTCGTATAGAGGGTCTTTGAGCAACTTGAATGGTGCTGCGGCTCCCAGTCGTCAAGGAAACGGGTACGGCGCGTTTGCTGTCCGCAGAGATGGATCATCTGGTGGATTCAGTTTGCAGAATGTGATGAAAAGCGTGGAGGCATACAGCAAGCAGATCGAGAACTTGACGGACCATGCTTTGGCGCAGAAACTGAGACCGTACATTCCGGGGATTGCCAGATTTTTCATTACTGCAACATTCTATGAGGATTCGTTTCGTATCGTGTCGCAGTGGTCGGATCAGATCTTTTATTTGCACAAGTGGAAGCACTACCCTTACTTCTTTGTCgtgctgttcttgatcctCGTGACTGTCTCTATGCTAATCGGTGCGACTTTGCTTGTGTTGCGCAAGCAAACGGTGTATGCCACCGGGATTTTGTGCGGATGCATTATACTTCAGGCGTTGATCTACGGTTTGTTCACTGGCTCTTCATTTGTTCTGAGAAACATCAGTGTCATTGGTGGGCTGTTGATCGCATTCAGTGATTCCATTGTTCAAAACAAAACTACCTTCGGTATGCTGCCGGAACTAAACCCAAAGGATGGCAGGACTAAGGGCTATCTTTTGTTTGCCGGAAGGTTGCTCATTGTTCTCATGTTTATCGCATTCACATTCAGCAAATCATGGCTCACAGTCTTCCTGACCATCGTGTTTACCATCTGCTTCGCTATCGGGTACAAGACCAAGCTTGCATCAATAATGCTGGGTCTCATTCTGACTTTCTACAATGTCACCCTCAACAACTACTGGTTCTACGACCAGACTAAGAGGGATTTCCTCAAGTACGAATTCTACCAGAACCTAAGCATCATTGGAGGTCTACTGCTGGTCACCAACACTGGTGCTGGAGAATTATCGGtagatgagaagaagaagatttaCTGA
- the TGL3 gene encoding bifunctional triglyceride lipase/lysophosphatidylethanolamine acyltransferase (ancestral locus Anc_5.2), which yields MAVGWNSVILKQDIRLVAEMLTNWILSIVYATLDRIPPVVWQVIHVISDIYFFWIHKLLSYLRPNSRVLYYEASKELEQCTTYEDWYAKATIVDEITGANLWRRNFFSVRYDFNAVLEQHSHLRRALEAGDIEAIKDKLLANGPCMLRNFGGIVDRRLFTKSLIGTKLLIEQYLDRIIEGLDVLDRAGTSTYFFQRCKLSLGTTALILQGGSLFGMFHLGVIKRLFFQNLIPNVISGSSMGSCMASLYACMSNQELRRLLHGENILNMIKLDVELLRSCGYGNVDQHLNLGTLIQNLIHHGYSQDIYLFIQFVLKYIVKDLTFEEAFQNTGKILSIVIHPTDRSCPNLLNYVTAPNVLISSAINCSLGSGVISNDTKLLCRNLDNEIVSFLSEEKTKITKFLAPENATVLANSESPYTRLTELFNVNNFIVSLARPYLAPLVVNDLKHEIKTSRYYFYKHYPDTQATVDLSELGFPQLNFTEMEPLAFKFKYHLERKLKNIATMEFRHRMEMLDNLGLLSSWIKRLTIDEKTPRSATEITIVPRMKSLSLTRIIEGQLDNIPYGITCGEQSTWPVLSLIRTRSSVEFKLDRIIRARRSRLTRYVN from the coding sequence ATGGCGGTAGGCTGGAACTCGGTGATACTTAAGCAGGATATACGGCTGGTAGCTGAAATGCTAACGAACTGGATACTCAGCATTGTGTATGCCACTTTAGACCGGATCCCGCCGGTGGTGTGGCAGGTAATCCATGTAATATCGGATATCTACTTCTTTTGGATCCACAAGCTGCTGAGCTATTTGCGCCCGAATTCTCGAGTGCTGTATTATGAGGCTAGCAAAGAGTTGGAGCAGTGCACAACATATGAGGATTGGTATGCGAAGGCGACTATTGTGGATGAGATAACAGGGGCGAACTTGTGGAGAaggaacttcttctctgtACGTTATGATTTCAACGCTGTGTTGGAGCAGCATTCGCACCTCCGTAGAGCGCTTGAAGCAGGCGACATAGAAGCTATCAAGGATAAACTTTTGGCGAATGGGCCTTGTATGTTGCGGAATTTCGGTGGGATCGTAGACAGAAGGCTTTTCACAAAATCTCTCATCGGCACCAAgttgctcatcgaacaGTACCTGGATAGGATAATCGAGGGGTTGGATGTTTTGGACAGAGCGGGTACGTCGACCTacttttttcaaagatgcAAACTTTCGCTGGGAACCACTGCCCTCATCCTGCAGGGCGGGTCCTTGTTTGGAATGTTTCATCTAGGCGTGATAAAAAGGCTGTTCTTCCAGAATCTTATCCCCAACGTGATCAGCGGTAGCTCGATGGGATCATGCATGGCTAGCCTTTATGCATGTATGTCTAACCAAGAGTTGAGGAGGCTTTTGCACGGAGAAAACATATTGAATATGATAAAACTAGATGTCGAACTACTTCGAAGCTGCGGGTACGGCAACGTCGATCAGCATTTAAACCTGGGCACTTTGATCCAAAACCTAATCCATCATGGTTATTCTCAGGACATCTATCTGTTCATTCAGTTTGTGCTGAAGTATATTGTGAAAGATTTGACTTTCGAGGAAGCCTTTCAAAACACGGGTAAAATTCTAAGCATAGTCATTCATCCGACAGATAGGTCATGTCCAAATCTATTAAACTACGTTACGGCCCCCAATGTCCTGATTAGTTCTGCGATCAACTGTAGTTTGGGTTCTGGTGTAATATCGAATGATACTAAGTTGCTTTGTAGGAATCTCGACAACGAAATTGTGTCGTTTCTTTCAGAGGAGAAGACTAAGATAACAAAATTTTTGGCCCCTGAGAATGCTACTGTTCTTGCGAACAGCGAAAGTCCATACACGAGATTAACCGAGTTATTCAATGTTAACAACTTTATTGTGTCTTTGGCACGACCCTACCTTGCGCCACTTGTGGTCAATGACCTCAAGCACGAAATCAAAACGTCGAGGTACTATTTTTATAAGCACTATCCCGATACGCAAGCTACAGTGGACCTATCAGAACTTGGATTTCCTCAGCTGAATTTCACCGAAATGGAACCTCTAGCCTTCAAATTCAAGTACCATCTGGAGAGAAAGCTTAAGAATATCGCAACCATGGAATTTCGCCATAGGATGGAGATGTTAGATAACTTGGGTCTGCTCAGCTCGTGGATCAAGAGACTAACTATCGATGAGAAGACCCCAAGGTCAGCCACCGAAATCACCATTGTTCCGAGAATGAAAAGTTTATCTTTGACCAGGATTATCGAGGGTCAACTAGATAATATCCCATATGGGATAACGTGTGGAGAGCAAAGTACTTGGCCTGTATTGTCACTGATaaggacaagatcatcagttGAGTTCAAATTAGATAGAATAATAAGAGCTAGGAGGAGCCGACTGACCCGATACGTAAATTAG